The DNA window GGCGGAATTCTACCGGGAACTGGTCTTCCGCCTGGGCTACCCGAAGGAGCGCGTCAAGGCGATCTCCCACCCCGCCGACCGCATCCTCGCCGTCCTGTCCAAGCGGGATTGGCCCGAGGAGTTGCGGATCACCCATGATGACATTCTGGATCACTTTCGAAGCTGAGTTTCCATTCTTGGAAGTGAGGAACTCTTTAAAGAACGTTCCCCTTCCCCCAAACTTAAAAGCCAGCCTTTCCCGCCTAGAAAAACATCCAAAATGCCCACAAATCGAAGCCTCCCGGCGCGCTTTTTTCAGCTCGGAACCCGCATCCGTCAACAAAGGGACACCCGGTTGAAAATCATCCGGGTGTCCCTTTCAGGCTTATCGGTTGATCTCCGCGAACGCTCTTCCTCAACCCCCGCTCAAACCGCGCCTGGCCTCTTCAGGCAAAATGGAGTCGTAATTCATGAATTGGATCATTTCGCGAAAATGGTTGGATACATCGCAGGTTCCGTATTCCACGTCGTCCGTTTCCTTGCCACCAATGAAAAAGTTTTTCCGATACCGTCCATCCACCTCGTAAAGATAGGTCACAAGACTAATTTCTCTTCCGTCAAAATACCTTTTCTGTACATTTTTCAGGAATAATTGTTGGCCAATTAATACATAAGCTTCTACCAGCTCAGAATCCAAGTTTTCGTTTAGATAAAGCACACCACAAAAACCTTTCTTGTTAAAGGTCATTTTCACAATATATTGAGGTCTATTTTTGTCAGAGATGATCACGACATAGGGCCTTTCATTTTCATGAAAATGTCTGGCTTGTTCATGGGAAAGCTTCCCTCTGGCCTTTTTTCGTATAGATCTCCAGCTTTCGTAGAACTCCGCAATCATGGTATATCCTCCTAGTTCGCTGGGTTCCCGTTTTCATCCCGAATTGTATTGTCCCACTCCCGGCAAAAGCCAAAATCTAAGGCACGCCATTCTTTTGAACGGGGACCTTAATATCCCCGTTGATACTATTTGTTTCCTCGTTAACCTCTTTCCCCATATCTCATCGGGACGGGAAGGACCGCTTCTTCCGGATGGCAAGCCCCGCTTTGCCGGTGCCGCTCATCCCCCCGTCGCACACCACGGCATAATCCGATCCCATGCTGCGCAGAAACTGGATGTGGGACTCATAACGGGCGAAATCTTCCTCCCGCTCCCACCCCGAACTGAACTGCACCGTGACCCACGCTCCCGACAATACCAGGCCGTACCGGGCCAAGAGGCGCTTCAGCGCTTCGGGATCCTCCGGAAACTTGCGGCTCATTTCCGTTCCGGAGAAACCGAGTTCCCGCATGTCGGCCAACACGGCCTCCGCTTCGTAAAAATCCCCCAGGTCGTCCATGTCATTGTTGATCCAGTTGATCGGCGAAATACCCAACCGCACATTGTAAAATCCCGACACCGGCCAACCACCTCTTTGACAGGGATGACGGGACACGCCTTTTCCGTGGATGAGTAAGCGTTTAACCCACTCAATATTCAAGGGTGGATGAGCCGGATAAATCGGCGGAGAGGTTCGATTTTCTGGCTAAACGTTTAACATCCTTTATTGCAAATCACCCGGAATATCCATTATTCTTTTTTGGGGAGATAGTACAAATCGCTTATTTAAAGGATATTCGCCAATTTTTGGATCACCTGACTCGTTTGGAATCGCTTTCAATATTTTTCAAAGGGGGTATTCGCGTGAAAAAGGGACTCGTCGTTTTGGTTTTGCTGCTGTTTGCAGCGGGAACCATCCTTCCCGGATGCCAAGCAAACGAGGGCGATTCCGGCGTGGTGACCATCACGGCGTGGACGCAGGGCCCAGAAGTGACAAGGCTGACGAATCTGGTCAAAGCATCCGAAAAATTGAACGAGGAACTGAAATCCCAGGGAAAAGACGTTCAGGTCAAGGTCGTCACCAAACAACTGGAAGTGAGTTGGGAAGATTACGCCAAACAGTTTATGCTCGCCTTCAAGGCCGGCAAAGCGCCTGACATATATACCACCGGCCATGAAAACATCGGATGGCTGGCCGACGGAAAGTATATCATGCCCCTTGACGAATTGAAAAAATCGGAAGCGTATGCGGATGTTTTCCCCGTGCTGTGGGAATCCGCCACTTACCGGGGAAAAATTTGGGGAGCACTGCAGGATACCGAAGTGCGACCCGTCTTTTACAACAAGGACATTTTGAAGGCAATGGGCTGGTCCGATGAACAAATCGATGACCTCCCCGAAAAAGTGAAAAAGGGTGAATTCACCCTGAAGGATATGACCGAACTGGCCGAAAAAGCGGTAAAAGAAGGAAAGGCCAAGTATGGCATCGTGCACCGGCCGGTCAACGGACCCGACTTCCACTACTTTAACTACCTGTTCGGCGGAACCCTCTACGATAAGAAGGAAAACAAGATTGTTCTGGACAAACAAGCCGTCAGGAAGCAGCTCGGTTACTTCCATGAAATTGCGCAAAAGAAATTGATCCCGAACAACTTGATCGCAATGGAATGGAAAAACGTCCACAAGATCGTGGTCAACGGACAGACCCTGTTCTATTACGGCGGCATCTGGAATGTCTTTAACTGGAGCTCCGACAATTTCCACGACAAACTGGGAAAAGTGGATGAAAAGTGGATTAACGAGCATTTCGGCATGATGCTCGTTCCGGCGGCGGAAAAGGGCGGAAAGCCCGTCACCCTGTCTCACCCGATGGTTTACACGGTAAATGCCAAAACAAAACATCCGGATTTGGTGAAGCGGTTGTTGGAGCTCGTGGCGGATCCCAAGCTGCAAACGGAGCACAATGTGAAAACCTTCCATCTTCCCATCACGAAGAGCGGCGCCGAGGATCCGGACTTTCAAGCCAACACTTCTTTGAGCAGCGTAAACTACATGACGGAATACACCACATTCCTGCCAAACCACGAAGGCTTCACCAAATACAGCAATGTGTTCTGGGATGCGCTGCAGGCCGTTGAGCTCGGAAAGCAAACGCCGGATGAGGCGGTCCAATCGATGGTTTCCCAGCTCAAGGTGGATCTCGGGGAAGATCTGAAAATCGTGGAATAATCCTTCGGCTTTGTATCCGCCAGGAATCTCCTGGCGGATACAACCGATAAGGGGAGGATCGGAATGGAAAAGGGCGTCGTTTCGGGCGGGATTCGGAAAAAAAGCCTGCCTTGGCTGATGCTTTCCCCCTTCCTTATCCTCGTCTTCGTTTTCTACTTTTTGCCGGTGGTTTTGATCGCCGTCAACGCCTTCACGGGCATGGATTCGGCTTTGGAGTGGAATTTCATCGGGCTTTCCAATTTCAAGAAAATGCTGCTGGATCCCAACATCATTGAAATCTTCAAAAACACCTTCATCTATGTTTTCTTCACCCTGCTGATCAATGTCTTCTTCGGGCTGGCCCTGGGCCTTTTGACCACTTATTTTATCCAGAAAGAGAATATCGGGCTTTTGTTCAGGACCATCTGGATGCTTCCGCGAATTTCTCCTCCGGTCGTTTACGTTCTGCTGTGGCTGTGGTTTCTCGACCCCAGTCCCTATGGCGTCCTGAACAGTTTGAGGGCGCTGATGGATTTGCCCCCGGGGGAATGGCTGACAAGCCACCCGAAGACGGCGATCATCCTGGCCAACGGCATGATCGGGGCTTCCTTCGGAATGATCATCTTTTCGTCGGCGATCAAATCGATTCCCACGGACCTTTTTCAGGCCGCAAAGGTGGACGGCGCTTCCCAATGGTCCATCATCAAAGACATTATCCTTCCCGCCATTCGCTGGCCTCTGATGTTCGTGACCATGTGGCAACTCCTGTCGCTGCTGACCTCTTATGAATACATTTTGTTGCTGACCGGGGGCGGACCGGGAGTGGAAAGCGAAGTGTTGGCCCTGTATTCCTACCACAAAGCCTTTGAGAGCTTTGAATACGGATACGGATCCGCCATATCCCTCGTCCTGGTTTTCGTCGCTTTGATCCTGTGTTTCATCCTCTGGAAAGTATTCGGCATGGAAAAGATGATGGGCGCTTCCAAAGTTGAATAGAAAGGAGTCGGATCATGGAAGCAGCATGTGAAAGTCGGGTTGCGGCTTCCAGGGCAGGGTTTTTGTCCAGATGGAAAAGGAGGCTCCCTTATATCATCGCCTATGGGGTGCTGGGAATCACCACCCTTCCGATCATCCTCATGTATTTGTGGCTGTTTTTGAACTCCTTTTCCACCCAGATGAAGTACGGGATCGTTCCAACCGATTTCACCCTGGAAAACTGGAGATTCCTGTGGACAAACGTGGAAACGGCGGGCGGCTCCGTTTTGCCAAACATATGGAAGGCCACCTGGAATTCGCTGATGTTTTCCGGACTGCTGACCGTCCTTGAGGTATCGATCGGCGTGATGGCGGGATACGCCCTGTCCCGGATGAATTTTCCGGGACGGCAAAGTCTGCTGAAATTGACGCTGATCCTGCACGCCTTCCCAAGCATTGCGCTTT is part of the Planifilum fulgidum genome and encodes:
- a CDS encoding sugar phosphate isomerase/epimerase, whose protein sequence is MSGFYNVRLGISPINWINNDMDDLGDFYEAEAVLADMRELGFSGTEMSRKFPEDPEALKRLLARYGLVLSGAWVTVQFSSGWEREEDFARYESHIQFLRSMGSDYAVVCDGGMSGTGKAGLAIRKKRSFPSR
- a CDS encoding sugar ABC transporter substrate-binding protein, giving the protein MKKGLVVLVLLLFAAGTILPGCQANEGDSGVVTITAWTQGPEVTRLTNLVKASEKLNEELKSQGKDVQVKVVTKQLEVSWEDYAKQFMLAFKAGKAPDIYTTGHENIGWLADGKYIMPLDELKKSEAYADVFPVLWESATYRGKIWGALQDTEVRPVFYNKDILKAMGWSDEQIDDLPEKVKKGEFTLKDMTELAEKAVKEGKAKYGIVHRPVNGPDFHYFNYLFGGTLYDKKENKIVLDKQAVRKQLGYFHEIAQKKLIPNNLIAMEWKNVHKIVVNGQTLFYYGGIWNVFNWSSDNFHDKLGKVDEKWINEHFGMMLVPAAEKGGKPVTLSHPMVYTVNAKTKHPDLVKRLLELVADPKLQTEHNVKTFHLPITKSGAEDPDFQANTSLSSVNYMTEYTTFLPNHEGFTKYSNVFWDALQAVELGKQTPDEAVQSMVSQLKVDLGEDLKIVE
- a CDS encoding carbohydrate ABC transporter permease, producing the protein MEKGVVSGGIRKKSLPWLMLSPFLILVFVFYFLPVVLIAVNAFTGMDSALEWNFIGLSNFKKMLLDPNIIEIFKNTFIYVFFTLLINVFFGLALGLLTTYFIQKENIGLLFRTIWMLPRISPPVVYVLLWLWFLDPSPYGVLNSLRALMDLPPGEWLTSHPKTAIILANGMIGASFGMIIFSSAIKSIPTDLFQAAKVDGASQWSIIKDIILPAIRWPLMFVTMWQLLSLLTSYEYILLLTGGGPGVESEVLALYSYHKAFESFEYGYGSAISLVLVFVALILCFILWKVFGMEKMMGASKVE